In Crocosphaera sp. UHCC 0190, the following proteins share a genomic window:
- the tgt gene encoding tRNA guanosine(34) transglycosylase Tgt yields the protein MGFSFHSQKQCCHTHARAGVWSTPHGLVETPKFMPVGTLATVKGLTPAQLQTTGAQMILANTYHLHLQPGESIIKAAGGLHGFMGWQGPILTDSGGFQVFSLSELRQIRELGVTFRSPRDGRMIELTPERSVQIQNDLGADVIMAFDECPPGNADYATVAAATDRTYRWLERCINAHQRPQEQALFGIVQGGIYPELRCQAVSGLIEFDLPGYAIGGVSVGEEPAKVREIVTLTAPLLPAAKPRYLMGVGTYKEMVMAIAAGVDLFDCVIPTRFGRHGTALVAGERWNLKNAQFREDLTPLDPDCPCYTCQTFSRAYLNHLVRSQEMLGYILLSLHNITELVRFTQRIRAAILGDRFTTEFAQWFD from the coding sequence GTGGGCTTTTCTTTTCATTCCCAAAAACAATGTTGTCATACCCACGCTAGGGCCGGTGTTTGGTCAACTCCTCATGGCCTGGTAGAAACCCCAAAATTTATGCCTGTGGGAACCCTCGCAACGGTGAAAGGCCTAACTCCCGCCCAACTGCAAACTACGGGCGCACAAATGATTTTAGCCAATACCTATCATCTTCATCTCCAACCGGGGGAAAGTATTATCAAAGCGGCTGGGGGACTTCATGGGTTTATGGGATGGCAGGGCCCCATTTTAACCGATTCTGGGGGCTTTCAAGTGTTTAGCTTGAGTGAATTGCGACAAATTCGAGAACTGGGGGTCACGTTTCGTTCTCCTAGAGATGGCCGTATGATTGAATTAACTCCCGAACGTTCGGTACAGATTCAAAATGACCTGGGGGCCGATGTGATTATGGCTTTTGATGAATGTCCCCCAGGTAATGCTGACTATGCTACGGTGGCCGCTGCTACTGATCGCACCTATCGTTGGTTGGAACGTTGTATTAATGCCCATCAAAGACCCCAGGAGCAAGCTTTATTTGGTATTGTGCAAGGGGGGATTTATCCTGAGTTACGTTGTCAGGCTGTGTCAGGGTTGATCGAATTTGACTTACCTGGTTATGCGATTGGAGGGGTTAGTGTGGGGGAAGAACCGGCCAAAGTACGGGAAATTGTCACCTTAACGGCCCCTTTGCTTCCTGCTGCTAAACCTCGCTATTTGATGGGGGTGGGAACTTATAAGGAAATGGTGATGGCGATCGCTGCTGGGGTCGATTTATTTGATTGTGTGATTCCTACTCGTTTTGGCCGTCACGGGACTGCTTTAGTGGCCGGAGAGCGTTGGAACCTCAAAAATGCTCAATTTCGAGAGGATTTGACTCCCCTTGACCCCGACTGTCCTTGTTATACTTGTCAAACCTTTAGTCGTGCCTATCTCAATCATTTAGTGCGATCGCAGGAAATGCTCGGTTATATCTTGTTATCTTTGCACAATATTACGGAATTGGTGCGGTTTACCCAACGCATTCGAGCAGCAATTTTAGGCGATCGCTTTACCACGGAATTTGCTCAATGGTTTGATTAA
- the rppA gene encoding two-component system response regulator RppA — MKILLVDDEAELTEPLYHILSREGYEVDVADNGQKGYELALQNTYDLLILDWMLPQKPGIAICQGLRSQGNTTPVLFLTAKDTLDDRVIGLDAGADDYLIKPFELRELMARVRALLRRSPAFEATTTSKLKVADLELDRDNQVAYRQGRMMNLSDKEVKLLTYFMQHPGQLLTHEQIYQHLWTEQEQPNSNVLAALIRLLRRKIEEEGPLIYTVYGKGYRFGD, encoded by the coding sequence ATGAAAATTCTTTTAGTAGATGACGAAGCGGAATTAACTGAACCCCTCTATCATATTTTATCCCGTGAAGGCTATGAAGTTGATGTGGCAGATAATGGTCAAAAAGGCTATGAATTAGCTTTGCAAAATACCTACGATCTGTTAATATTAGACTGGATGTTACCCCAAAAACCAGGTATTGCCATCTGTCAAGGCTTGCGATCGCAGGGAAACACCACCCCAGTGCTTTTCCTAACAGCAAAAGATACCCTAGATGATCGAGTAATTGGACTAGATGCCGGGGCCGATGATTATTTAATTAAACCCTTTGAATTACGGGAATTAATGGCGAGGGTTCGCGCTTTGTTGCGGCGTTCCCCTGCTTTTGAAGCGACGACAACCAGTAAGTTAAAGGTAGCAGATTTAGAATTAGATCGGGATAATCAAGTCGCTTATCGCCAGGGCAGAATGATGAACCTTTCTGATAAGGAAGTTAAACTATTAACTTATTTTATGCAACATCCTGGCCAACTTTTAACCCATGAACAAATTTATCAGCATTTATGGACAGAACAAGAACAACCTAATAGTAATGTTTTAGCGGCCTTAATTCGTCTATTGCGACGCAAAATAGAAGAAGAAGGCCCCTTAATTTATACGGTTTATGGTAAAGGTTATCGGTTTGGGGATTGA
- a CDS encoding glycogen/starch/alpha-glucan phosphorylase — translation MDSTLTSQFNNPNIKVEDDRTGMSKETLKRAFLDHLFYIQGIDRSEASLHDYYIALSYTVRDRLLHRFLKTVDTYKKEKVKLVSYFSAEFLMGRHLGNNLVNLGLYDRIKEVVEELGLDFDEIIEQEPDPGLGNGGLGRLAACFLDSLASLAIPAIGYGIRYEFGIFHQMIKDGWQVEIPDNWLRFDNPWELARPDDAVEVKLGGHTETIHDEHGNVKTVWIPGRTILAVPYDTPVPGYKTNTVNPLRLWKAEASEAFNFEAFNAGNYDQAVAEKMDAETISKVLYPNDNTPAGRQLRLAQQYFFVSASLQDLIRIHLRTHDSLDDFNEKIAVQLNDTHPAVAVAELMRLLVDKHNYDWDKAWDITKKTLAYTNHTLMPEALERWSVDLFSSLLPRHLEIIYEINHSFLEDVKTWFPNDEDLVTNLSLIEGWEDKRIRMANLACVGSHAINGVAALHTELLKKDTLKHFAKLWPEKFYNKTNGVTPRRWILLSNPALSALVTEKIGDGWLKNLDEMRKIEAFIEDPDFRYRWREIKQENKRSLAAYILKNRNIQVDPNSLFDVQVKRIHEYKRQHLAVLHIISLYNHIKRNPDVDVLPRTFIFGGKAAPGYFMAKLIIKLINAVGEVVNKDPDVRGRLKVVFLPNFNVSMGQRIYPAADLSEQVSTAGKEASGTGNMKFAMNGAMTIGTLDGANIEIREEAGPENFFLFGLTAEEVYTMKAKGYNPSEYYNRNGDLQGVIDRIANGYFSYGDQNLFKPIVDHLLYDDPYMLMADYQSYIDCQEEVNKAYRDQDKWTRMSILNSARMGKFSSDRTIGEYCREIWNVNPVTINIEDYNPAKF, via the coding sequence ATGGACAGTACCTTAACCTCTCAATTCAATAACCCGAACATTAAAGTCGAAGATGATCGCACAGGGATGAGCAAAGAAACCCTAAAGCGGGCATTTCTCGACCATCTTTTCTACATTCAAGGCATTGATCGTTCAGAAGCCTCCCTTCATGACTATTATATTGCCCTTTCCTATACTGTCCGCGATCGTCTACTCCATCGTTTCTTAAAAACAGTAGACACCTATAAGAAAGAAAAAGTCAAACTTGTTTCTTATTTCTCGGCTGAATTTCTCATGGGTCGTCATCTAGGTAATAATTTAGTAAACCTGGGACTTTATGACAGAATCAAAGAAGTGGTCGAAGAGTTGGGACTTGACTTTGATGAGATTATCGAACAAGAACCAGATCCAGGGTTAGGGAACGGTGGTTTAGGGCGTTTGGCTGCTTGTTTCTTAGATTCTTTAGCCTCCTTAGCCATTCCTGCCATTGGTTATGGTATCCGCTACGAATTCGGCATTTTCCATCAAATGATCAAAGATGGTTGGCAGGTAGAAATTCCCGACAACTGGTTAAGGTTTGATAACCCTTGGGAATTAGCTCGTCCTGACGACGCGGTTGAGGTAAAATTAGGGGGTCATACAGAGACGATCCATGATGAACATGGGAATGTCAAAACCGTTTGGATTCCTGGTCGTACCATTCTGGCCGTTCCTTATGATACTCCTGTTCCTGGTTATAAAACCAACACAGTGAACCCCTTAAGACTGTGGAAAGCCGAAGCGAGTGAAGCCTTTAACTTTGAAGCCTTCAACGCAGGAAATTATGATCAGGCAGTGGCCGAAAAAATGGATGCAGAAACCATTTCCAAGGTTCTCTATCCCAATGATAATACCCCCGCAGGACGGCAACTGCGCCTAGCCCAACAATACTTTTTTGTCTCTGCATCTCTACAAGACTTAATTCGCATCCATTTACGGACTCATGATAGTTTAGACGACTTCAACGAGAAAATAGCTGTACAACTCAACGATACCCACCCAGCAGTAGCGGTGGCCGAGTTAATGCGGTTATTAGTCGATAAACACAATTATGATTGGGACAAAGCCTGGGATATTACGAAAAAGACCCTCGCCTATACCAATCATACCCTGATGCCAGAAGCCCTAGAACGTTGGTCTGTGGATCTATTTAGCAGTCTTCTGCCCCGACATTTAGAGATTATTTACGAAATTAACCATAGTTTTCTTGAAGATGTCAAAACTTGGTTCCCCAACGATGAAGATTTAGTCACGAATCTTTCTTTAATTGAAGGATGGGAAGACAAACGCATTCGGATGGCGAATTTAGCCTGTGTGGGTTCCCACGCTATTAATGGGGTTGCCGCCTTACATACGGAACTCTTGAAAAAAGACACCCTCAAACATTTTGCTAAACTTTGGCCTGAGAAATTTTACAACAAAACCAATGGAGTAACCCCTCGTCGTTGGATTTTATTAAGTAACCCTGCCTTATCAGCTTTAGTGACTGAAAAAATTGGGGATGGTTGGTTAAAAAATCTCGATGAAATGCGGAAAATTGAAGCTTTCATTGAAGATCCAGATTTCCGTTATCGTTGGCGAGAAATTAAACAAGAAAATAAGCGCAGTTTAGCTGCTTACATCCTCAAAAACCGCAACATTCAAGTTGATCCTAATTCTCTGTTTGATGTGCAAGTAAAGCGCATCCATGAATACAAACGGCAACATTTAGCTGTCTTACATATCATCAGCCTCTACAACCATATTAAGCGCAATCCTGATGTGGATGTTCTGCCCCGTACCTTTATTTTTGGTGGTAAAGCGGCCCCTGGTTATTTTATGGCCAAATTGATTATTAAATTAATCAATGCCGTCGGTGAAGTCGTTAATAAAGATCCTGATGTTCGGGGACGTTTAAAAGTCGTATTCTTGCCTAACTTTAACGTTTCTATGGGCCAAAGGATTTATCCGGCTGCCGATCTTTCTGAACAGGTTTCTACCGCAGGAAAAGAAGCCTCTGGAACCGGAAATATGAAATTTGCGATGAATGGGGCCATGACTATTGGTACCTTAGATGGGGCAAATATTGAGATTCGGGAAGAAGCGGGGCCGGAGAATTTCTTCCTCTTTGGTTTAACGGCTGAAGAAGTTTATACCATGAAGGCCAAAGGGTATAATCCTAGCGAATATTACAACCGCAATGGTGACTTACAAGGGGTCATTGATCGCATTGCTAATGGTTACTTTAGTTATGGAGATCAAAACCTGTTTAAGCCCATTGTTGATCATCTTTTGTATGATGATCCCTATATGTTGATGGCAGATTATCAATCCTATATCGACTGTCAAGAAGAGGTCAATAAGGCCTATCGAGATCAGGATAAATGGACAAGAATGTCCATTCTTAATTCCGCCAGAATGGGTAAGTTTTCTTCTGACCGAACCATTGGTGAATACTGTCGGGAAATTTGGAATGTTAACCCAGTGACCATCAATATTGAGGACTATAATCCTGCTAAGTTTTAA
- a CDS encoding metallophosphoesterase family protein, protein MAYKRRQFLMITGGFLGVGMATITHQVFSRNQNFTPQPESAIPDQTPPVSQPVAVAPDGLFAPLKGEVRIVVISDLNSQYGSTTYEPEVDQAIALIPGWQPDLVLCGGDMIAGQKRSLTQAQIQAMWSAFDDHIAAPLRQAKIPLGFTIGNHDGSGSISQGKLTFKSERDLASVYWNDPNHNPGLNFIDRGNFPFYYTFKQQNIFYLVWDASTHIISPEQLTWVEQSLSSLDAKQAKLRLAIGHLPLYPVAVGRDDGGNFMYEGEKLQTLLEKYDVHTYVSGHHHAYYPGKKGQLELLHTGALGAGPRKLLNSNLPPQKSLTVVDISLEKAETIYTTYDMKTRQVIDIQTLPKSIGKVWRRDLVKE, encoded by the coding sequence ATGGCTTATAAGCGTCGTCAATTTTTAATGATTACGGGGGGATTTTTGGGGGTGGGAATGGCCACCATTACCCATCAAGTTTTCAGTCGTAATCAGAATTTTACCCCTCAACCTGAATCGGCAATACCCGATCAAACACCCCCAGTTTCTCAACCCGTTGCGGTGGCCCCTGATGGACTATTTGCCCCCCTTAAGGGAGAGGTAAGAATTGTTGTCATTAGCGATCTTAATAGTCAGTATGGATCAACGACTTATGAACCGGAAGTTGACCAGGCGATCGCCTTAATTCCGGGGTGGCAACCGGATTTAGTCTTATGTGGAGGCGATATGATTGCCGGACAAAAGCGATCGCTTACCCAGGCTCAAATTCAAGCCATGTGGTCAGCCTTTGATGACCATATTGCTGCACCCTTACGTCAGGCCAAAATTCCCTTGGGGTTTACCATTGGTAATCATGATGGTTCAGGGTCAATTAGTCAAGGAAAATTGACGTTTAAATCAGAACGAGATCTGGCTTCCGTTTATTGGAATGATCCTAATCATAATCCAGGTTTAAACTTTATTGATCGGGGGAATTTTCCTTTTTATTATACGTTTAAACAACAAAATATTTTTTATCTGGTTTGGGATGCTTCTACTCATATTATTTCCCCTGAACAGTTAACTTGGGTTGAACAAAGTTTAAGCAGTTTAGATGCGAAACAAGCGAAATTACGCTTAGCCATTGGTCATCTTCCTTTGTATCCTGTGGCAGTAGGGAGAGATGATGGGGGAAACTTTATGTATGAAGGAGAAAAATTACAAACCTTATTAGAAAAATATGATGTTCATACCTATGTAAGTGGTCATCATCATGCTTATTATCCAGGGAAAAAAGGTCAATTAGAATTACTTCATACTGGGGCGTTAGGCGCAGGGCCCCGTAAACTTTTAAATAGTAATTTACCCCCACAAAAAAGTTTAACTGTGGTCGATATTTCTTTAGAAAAAGCAGAGACGATTTACACTACTTATGACATGAAAACCCGACAAGTGATTGACATTCAAACCTTACCAAAATCTATTGGTAAAGTCTGGCGACGAGATCTTGTTAAGGAATAA
- the def gene encoding peptide deformylase codes for MTGVITVEKQKLENPPLEIHYLGDRALRQPAKRIAKIDDSVRQLAKEMLQTMYSSSGIGLAAPQVAINKQLIVIDCEPDNPANPPLILINPTITRASQDLCVVEEGCLSIPGVYLDVTRPKTIEVTFKDEQGKPRKIEATDLLARVIQHEMDHLKGVMFVDRVENDLALTEKLQEKGFSRGAVKPIK; via the coding sequence ATGACGGGTGTAATCACAGTAGAAAAGCAAAAATTAGAAAATCCTCCCCTAGAAATTCATTATCTGGGCGATCGCGCTTTGCGGCAACCTGCAAAACGTATTGCCAAAATAGATGACTCAGTGCGGCAATTAGCCAAAGAAATGCTTCAAACCATGTATAGTTCTAGTGGTATTGGTTTAGCTGCCCCCCAGGTGGCGATTAATAAACAATTAATTGTCATTGACTGTGAACCCGATAATCCGGCCAACCCGCCCTTAATTTTAATTAACCCGACGATTACTCGTGCTTCTCAAGACCTTTGTGTGGTAGAAGAAGGATGTCTGAGTATTCCTGGGGTTTATTTAGATGTAACCCGGCCCAAAACCATTGAAGTTACCTTTAAAGATGAACAGGGTAAACCACGCAAAATAGAAGCGACGGATTTATTAGCGCGGGTAATTCAACATGAAATGGATCACCTCAAGGGTGTTATGTTTGTGGACCGAGTGGAAAATGATCTGGCCTTAACGGAAAAACTTCAAGAGAAGGGATTTTCCAGAGGGGCAGTCAAACCGATAAAATAA